A part of Paenarthrobacter sp. A20 genomic DNA contains:
- a CDS encoding RcpC/CpaB family pilus assembly protein, translating to MKTRLLGGIAALLLAVIGTVLLVTYVQGADKRAQQGLDPINVLVIKERVPAGTKVEELESKVRVETLPQTAVAPGTIKALNDQKGKVTSADLQPGEQLLGVKLVDPKELAPGTVPVPEGLQEATFVLAPERILGGRIEAGDTVTVFASFKLDEAVPAGANLPAGMTGWKDFTELLYHDVLVTAVQQAAPDAEKSAGSDKGVALPNGSAYVTVALSDANAAKMVFGAEFGTLWLSKQTDKTVKTDPPTTNFGGLVQ from the coding sequence GTGAAGACACGCCTACTGGGAGGCATTGCAGCACTGCTTTTGGCAGTCATTGGCACCGTTCTACTGGTCACCTACGTTCAGGGAGCAGACAAGCGGGCGCAGCAAGGGCTCGATCCCATAAACGTTCTGGTCATCAAAGAACGTGTTCCAGCCGGTACCAAGGTAGAGGAGCTTGAATCAAAGGTTCGGGTGGAAACCCTTCCGCAGACAGCAGTAGCGCCTGGCACCATCAAGGCGCTCAATGACCAGAAGGGGAAGGTCACTTCGGCCGACCTTCAGCCCGGCGAGCAGTTGTTGGGCGTCAAGCTCGTGGATCCGAAGGAGCTGGCGCCTGGGACCGTGCCCGTGCCTGAAGGTCTGCAGGAAGCTACCTTTGTCCTTGCCCCCGAGAGAATCCTCGGCGGAAGAATTGAAGCCGGCGACACTGTCACAGTTTTCGCATCGTTCAAGTTGGATGAGGCCGTGCCGGCAGGAGCCAACCTCCCGGCCGGTATGACAGGGTGGAAAGACTTCACGGAGCTCCTTTATCACGATGTCTTGGTGACAGCAGTCCAACAGGCCGCACCTGATGCCGAGAAGTCGGCGGGATCAGACAAAGGCGTAGCGCTGCCGAATGGTTCCGCCTATGTCACCGTCGCCCTCAGCGATGCGAACGCCGCAAAGATGGTCTTTGGCGCTGAGTTCGGCACGCTCTGGCTCTCCAAGCAGACCGACAAGACCGTGAAGACTGATCCTCCCACTACCAATTTTGGAGGGCTGGTCCAATGA
- a CDS encoding Flp family type IVb pilin, whose translation MSAFIFTITSYIAGVKDRFTKDEKGATMVEYGIMVAFIALLVLAAVTLLGPQIANLFTRVDAAI comes from the coding sequence ATGTCTGCTTTTATTTTCACCATTACCTCGTACATTGCCGGCGTCAAGGACCGCTTCACCAAGGACGAGAAGGGAGCGACGATGGTTGAATACGGCATCATGGTCGCCTTCATCGCCCTCCTGGTGCTTGCGGCCGTTACCCTTCTTGGGCCGCAGATCGCAAACCTCTTCACTCGTGTGGACGCCGCCATCTAG
- the rplQ gene encoding 50S ribosomal protein L17 yields MPTPTKGPRLGGGPAHERLMLANLAAALFEHKRITTTVTKAKRLKPYAERLVTFAKRGDLASRRRVLGLISDKGVVHELFTDIAGAVANRDGGYTRITKIGNRKGDNAPMAVIELVLEPVSAKQAVVAEATAAAAKAAPAAEEEVVETEAVETEAAETEEAPAAEAEATEAEAAETEEAPAAEDKK; encoded by the coding sequence ATGCCTACCCCCACTAAGGGTCCGCGCCTCGGAGGCGGCCCGGCTCACGAGCGCCTGATGCTCGCGAACCTGGCAGCTGCTCTGTTTGAGCACAAGCGCATCACCACCACGGTCACCAAGGCCAAGCGCCTTAAGCCGTACGCAGAGCGTCTGGTCACCTTCGCCAAGCGTGGCGACCTCGCTTCCCGCCGCCGCGTTCTCGGCCTGATCAGCGACAAGGGCGTTGTCCACGAGCTGTTCACCGACATCGCCGGCGCCGTTGCCAACCGCGATGGTGGCTACACCCGCATCACCAAGATCGGCAACCGCAAGGGCGACAACGCTCCCATGGCTGTCATCGAGCTCGTTCTCGAGCCGGTTTCCGCAAAGCAGGCCGTTGTTGCTGAAGCAACTGCTGCCGCTGCCAAGGCTGCTCCGGCTGCCGAGGAAGAGGTCGTTGAGACCGAAGCCGTAGAAACCGAAGCTGCTGAAACCGAAGAGGCTCCGGCCGCTGAGGCAGAAGCTACTGAAGCTGAAGCTGCTGAAACCGAAGAGGCTCCGGCCGCTGAGGACAAGAAGTAA
- a CDS encoding prepilin peptidase yields the protein MSDGPAFPLIVALAGLLLSPAAEWLISWRLPLFGGLPSPKVRITTAAVTALLFGLLAWRFGISLELPAFLLLALIGVQLSRIDFTLHLLPNALIAVLLGGGLLLLALPAVLAPGWPELFRALAAGAILFLGYLILGLFSPGSIGMGDVKLAAPVGMYLGYLGWQQVLFGGLLGFVVGGVLTVVMLRLRRAEKPAETAHGPAMVIAALGVVLVMS from the coding sequence ATGTCCGACGGGCCCGCCTTTCCGCTCATCGTCGCCCTGGCCGGCCTCCTGCTGAGCCCGGCCGCAGAGTGGCTCATCTCGTGGCGGCTGCCGCTATTTGGCGGGCTTCCCTCCCCCAAGGTCCGCATCACGACGGCGGCAGTCACCGCGCTGCTGTTTGGCTTGCTCGCGTGGCGGTTCGGCATCTCTTTGGAACTGCCGGCATTTCTTTTACTGGCACTAATTGGCGTACAGCTTTCGCGGATCGATTTCACGCTGCATCTACTGCCTAATGCCCTTATTGCCGTACTGCTTGGCGGCGGCTTGCTGCTCCTGGCGCTGCCCGCCGTCCTCGCCCCCGGGTGGCCCGAGCTCTTCCGGGCCCTCGCCGCAGGGGCAATCCTCTTCCTTGGCTACCTGATTCTCGGACTTTTTTCGCCTGGCAGCATCGGAATGGGCGACGTGAAGCTCGCAGCACCCGTTGGCATGTACTTGGGGTACTTGGGTTGGCAGCAAGTACTCTTCGGGGGACTACTGGGATTTGTGGTGGGCGGGGTGCTCACGGTAGTGATGTTGCGCCTGCGACGCGCGGAAAAGCCTGCGGAAACGGCCCATGGCCCGGCAATGGTCATCGCCGCCCTTGGCGTCGTCCTGGTCATGAGCTAG
- the truA gene encoding tRNA pseudouridine(38-40) synthase TruA, producing the protein MNERKPAAPVMGGGGFLRVRLDLSYDGGPFSGWALQPGLRTVQGSLEEALALLLQRPVRVTVAGRTDAGVHARGQVVHLDLTEAEWLSLPRGHELDPGVALLRRLRGALSRILGDLTGSVEVHDAGLAPEGFDARFSALWRRYSYRIADGPERWDPVLRGITLWHKADLDVALMNEGASSLLGLQDFRSYCKPREGATTIRELQKFSFERGSDGVIVATVQADAFCHNMVRSLVGSALRVGEELESPGWLHSRLLERKRDAKSVLAAPHPLVLEEVAYPSDAELLARAELTRARRA; encoded by the coding sequence ATGAACGAACGAAAACCCGCTGCCCCCGTTATGGGGGGCGGCGGGTTTTTGCGTGTCCGGCTTGATCTTTCGTACGACGGCGGCCCGTTCAGCGGGTGGGCTCTTCAGCCTGGTCTCCGAACCGTCCAGGGTTCATTGGAAGAAGCGCTGGCGCTCCTGTTGCAACGGCCGGTCCGCGTGACGGTTGCCGGCCGGACTGATGCCGGCGTCCACGCCCGCGGGCAGGTAGTTCACCTGGACCTGACGGAAGCTGAGTGGCTCTCATTGCCGCGCGGGCACGAACTCGACCCCGGCGTCGCGCTCTTGCGGCGTCTCCGTGGCGCTTTGAGCCGGATACTCGGTGACCTCACCGGGTCGGTGGAAGTGCACGACGCCGGTCTGGCGCCGGAAGGATTCGACGCCCGCTTTTCAGCGTTGTGGCGCAGGTACAGTTACCGGATTGCCGACGGCCCGGAACGGTGGGATCCCGTTCTGCGGGGAATCACTTTGTGGCACAAGGCGGACCTGGATGTTGCGCTGATGAACGAGGGCGCTTCTTCCCTTCTGGGTCTCCAGGACTTCCGCTCCTACTGCAAGCCCCGGGAAGGTGCCACCACCATCCGTGAGCTGCAGAAGTTCTCGTTTGAACGAGGTAGCGACGGGGTCATTGTTGCCACCGTGCAGGCTGATGCTTTCTGCCACAACATGGTGCGGTCCTTGGTGGGATCTGCACTGCGTGTGGGGGAGGAGCTGGAGTCCCCGGGCTGGCTGCACTCGCGCCTCCTGGAGCGTAAGCGGGATGCCAAATCCGTGCTCGCTGCACCGCACCCGTTGGTGTTGGAGGAAGTCGCGTATCCGTCGGATGCCGAGCTGCTGGCCCGCGCTGAGCTGACGCGGGCGCGGCGGGCTTAG
- a CDS encoding type II secretion system F family protein, which yields MDTPVWFFLAVGACAAALLILVLVVLKPRSSSIPLERRRFGFTPDESALGRVSQSAVQVVDSALGRSGGPFNRDVLYNAGVKQSPADFTVLVAIATVLLGILGILLANPMIGILVAVATPFAAKVVLVFRTEKRRSKFEGQLTDTIQMLIGGLRVGHSIMRSLEAAAQESQEPTSEELARIVNEVRIGKDARQAIEDCAIRMDSEDFRWIGQAIQINREVGGDLAEVLEQVAGTIRERSEIKGHVRSLSAEGRMSAVILMALPVGVGMVLGIINPGYLRVFISHPVGIALTVLSLVLFIVGGFWMNRTVKIKF from the coding sequence ATGGATACGCCTGTGTGGTTCTTTCTAGCTGTTGGCGCCTGTGCTGCCGCCTTGCTGATTCTCGTTCTGGTTGTGCTGAAACCTCGTAGCAGCAGTATTCCGTTGGAAAGGCGCCGCTTTGGATTCACCCCCGACGAGTCGGCGCTGGGACGGGTATCCCAATCGGCTGTCCAGGTAGTCGATTCTGCCCTCGGCCGATCCGGCGGGCCCTTCAACCGCGACGTTCTCTACAACGCCGGCGTCAAACAGTCGCCAGCCGACTTCACAGTCCTGGTGGCAATTGCCACAGTGCTCCTGGGAATCCTTGGCATATTGCTGGCTAATCCAATGATCGGCATTTTGGTCGCTGTGGCAACACCGTTCGCGGCAAAGGTGGTTCTGGTGTTTCGAACCGAAAAGCGTCGATCCAAATTCGAAGGGCAGTTGACCGATACCATCCAGATGCTCATAGGCGGGCTCCGGGTAGGCCACAGCATCATGCGATCACTTGAAGCGGCCGCCCAGGAATCCCAGGAGCCTACCTCGGAAGAACTTGCCAGGATCGTCAACGAAGTGAGGATCGGCAAAGACGCCCGTCAGGCAATCGAAGACTGCGCGATTCGCATGGACAGCGAGGATTTTCGGTGGATTGGCCAAGCGATCCAAATAAACCGCGAGGTCGGCGGAGACTTGGCTGAGGTTCTTGAGCAAGTAGCCGGCACCATCCGTGAACGTAGTGAAATCAAAGGCCATGTTCGGTCCCTGAGCGCAGAAGGCAGGATGTCAGCAGTAATCCTCATGGCATTGCCGGTCGGAGTAGGTATGGTGCTCGGGATCATCAACCCGGGCTACTTGCGGGTTTTCATTAGCCATCCAGTCGGGATTGCTTTGACGGTCTTGAGTCTTGTCCTCTTCATCGTTGGAGGTTTCTGGATGAACCGCACCGTAAAGATCAAGTTCTAG
- a CDS encoding TadE/TadG family type IV pilus assembly protein, which yields MDRKERGAVAIEMAILLPLLLLVLIGIIEFGRVLNVQVSLTQAAREGARYAAVHYQDGGLDVAGTALSAAPSLEGLGVSVSDNASSCAPGSNVEVTTSVSLPSMSGFLDAGFFGAPGIFPLSMTGVGVMRCGG from the coding sequence ATGGATCGGAAAGAACGAGGCGCGGTTGCAATCGAAATGGCGATCCTTTTGCCACTGCTGCTTCTCGTCCTCATTGGAATCATCGAGTTTGGTCGAGTGCTCAACGTCCAAGTATCACTGACGCAAGCGGCTCGGGAGGGCGCACGCTACGCCGCAGTTCACTATCAAGATGGTGGTTTGGACGTGGCCGGCACAGCGTTGTCCGCAGCGCCTTCATTGGAGGGCCTGGGTGTAAGTGTTAGCGACAACGCTTCCAGTTGCGCTCCTGGCTCCAATGTCGAAGTCACCACCAGCGTTTCGCTGCCGTCCATGTCAGGCTTCCTGGATGCCGGCTTCTTCGGAGCACCGGGCATCTTCCCACTCAGCATGACCGGGGTTGGGGTGATGAGATGCGGCGGCTGA
- a CDS encoding TadE/TadG family type IV pilus assembly protein, whose translation MRRLRQLWVRREVNRVESHERGAATIVVAGLMVVLLGFAALAIDVGALYAEKAQLQNGADAAALAIATDCANGNCGDSTATANSFANSNANDGSSGSAVSFPASTTVRVVTNARDGDSGANSFSLYFARVLGMDTATVEAAAEAQWGAPAAATTLPWTVSECVFRKYLSPTQLASLNSTGNFSGDPTPTHILLRYDENAPTVPGCATQNGYQPGGFGWLVTNTGCSTNISLDATVNGQPGNHFPNAAACDAVLSTIMDEPALIPLFKTAAGNGSNAKYTLIGFAAFQVTGYKFSGSGAVLDPLAPSCNGNCRGLQGYFSRFVSLEEGSQISGTVPNYGASVVTLTD comes from the coding sequence ATGCGGCGGCTGAGGCAACTCTGGGTCAGGCGCGAAGTCAATCGCGTCGAGTCCCACGAACGAGGGGCGGCAACCATAGTCGTCGCAGGGCTGATGGTCGTGCTTTTGGGCTTTGCGGCCCTTGCCATCGATGTCGGAGCCCTGTATGCCGAGAAGGCCCAGCTGCAGAACGGCGCCGACGCCGCAGCCCTGGCGATCGCCACCGATTGCGCCAATGGTAACTGCGGAGACAGCACCGCAACGGCAAACAGCTTCGCCAATAGCAACGCGAATGATGGTTCCAGCGGCTCTGCAGTGTCTTTTCCAGCTTCCACTACCGTCCGTGTTGTTACGAATGCACGCGATGGGGATTCAGGGGCGAACAGCTTTTCCCTATACTTCGCGAGGGTTCTGGGTATGGACACCGCGACCGTGGAAGCGGCCGCAGAAGCACAATGGGGTGCCCCGGCGGCGGCGACAACCTTGCCTTGGACGGTGAGTGAGTGCGTTTTCAGAAAGTACCTTTCACCTACGCAGCTGGCATCGCTCAACTCCACCGGCAACTTCTCAGGCGACCCGACTCCGACACACATCCTGCTGCGCTACGACGAGAATGCTCCCACCGTTCCGGGTTGCGCTACACAAAACGGCTACCAGCCTGGTGGTTTTGGATGGCTCGTCACCAATACAGGTTGCTCCACGAACATATCGCTCGATGCGACTGTCAACGGGCAACCCGGCAACCATTTCCCCAACGCAGCGGCTTGTGACGCTGTTCTTTCCACCATCATGGATGAGCCCGCTCTCATTCCACTTTTCAAGACCGCTGCCGGCAACGGAAGCAATGCAAAGTACACACTGATTGGCTTCGCAGCCTTTCAGGTCACCGGCTATAAGTTCAGCGGGTCAGGAGCGGTCCTTGACCCTCTTGCCCCTAGCTGCAATGGAAACTGCCGGGGACTTCAGGGGTACTTCTCCCGCTTCGTATCACTCGAAGAGGGATCGCAGATAAGCGGCACAGTTCCCAACTACGGAGCGTCCGTGGTCACACTGACCGATTAA
- a CDS encoding CpaF family protein, with protein MLGGTPSTPAVDALAGLKQRAASALFERMGSRIGDTSSSEEELRSFAVEELSAVIDDEQVPLTPEERRRLIREIADEVMGFGPLQRLLEDPSVTEVMVNRFDQIYVERHGHLAFTDLQFSSDNHLRKVIERIVSKVGRRIDESSPLVDARLEDGSRVNAIIPPLAVNGPSLTIRKFSHVPLTVRNLIEWGSMSHEMAELLSACVRARLNVIVSGGTGTGKTTLLNVLSSFIPESDRIVTIEDAVELQLQQRHVVRLESRPPNIEGKGAVTIRDLVRNSLRMRPDRIIVGEVRGGESLDMLQAMNTGHDGSLSTVHANSPRDAIARLETLVLMAGMDLPLRAVREQVSSAVDLIVQVTRLRDGSRRITHVTEVQGMEGDVVTLQDAFLFDYGAGLDAEGRFLGKALPTGIRPRFLDRFTELGISVPPSVFGAAPVPSVRR; from the coding sequence ATGCTGGGAGGCACGCCGTCTACGCCGGCCGTCGATGCCCTGGCTGGCTTGAAGCAACGGGCTGCATCGGCACTTTTTGAACGCATGGGCAGCAGGATTGGCGATACTTCCTCATCTGAAGAGGAACTGCGGTCCTTCGCTGTTGAGGAACTTTCAGCCGTGATTGATGACGAACAAGTTCCCCTCACGCCGGAAGAGCGCCGACGCTTGATACGCGAAATTGCCGACGAAGTGATGGGGTTCGGTCCGCTTCAACGGCTGTTGGAGGACCCGTCGGTAACAGAAGTCATGGTCAATCGCTTCGACCAGATTTACGTCGAGCGACACGGACATCTGGCATTTACTGATCTTCAATTCAGCTCAGATAACCACCTCAGGAAGGTCATCGAACGGATCGTTTCCAAAGTGGGGCGTCGCATTGATGAATCATCCCCGCTGGTGGACGCGCGACTGGAGGACGGTTCGCGAGTCAATGCGATCATTCCCCCGCTGGCCGTGAACGGTCCGTCGCTCACCATCAGGAAATTCAGTCATGTTCCCTTGACGGTTCGAAATCTCATCGAATGGGGATCAATGAGCCATGAAATGGCTGAACTGCTCAGTGCCTGTGTGCGCGCCCGGTTGAACGTCATCGTCTCTGGTGGAACAGGAACCGGCAAGACGACGCTCTTGAACGTACTGTCCTCTTTCATCCCGGAATCCGACCGCATCGTCACCATCGAGGACGCTGTGGAACTCCAACTGCAGCAACGCCATGTGGTCAGGTTGGAGAGTCGCCCGCCGAACATCGAGGGTAAGGGTGCCGTCACCATTAGGGACTTGGTGCGCAACTCACTCCGTATGCGGCCCGATCGGATCATTGTCGGAGAAGTACGTGGTGGCGAGTCACTCGACATGCTCCAGGCGATGAATACAGGGCACGACGGGTCTTTGTCGACGGTGCACGCGAACTCTCCCCGAGACGCGATCGCCCGTCTGGAAACGTTGGTGCTGATGGCCGGCATGGACCTGCCGCTTCGCGCAGTCCGGGAACAAGTGTCCTCAGCAGTCGACCTCATCGTCCAGGTCACCCGCCTACGCGACGGAAGCAGGCGCATAACGCACGTCACCGAAGTACAAGGGATGGAAGGCGACGTGGTGACGCTCCAAGATGCTTTTCTCTTCGACTACGGGGCCGGCCTTGACGCCGAAGGCCGTTTTCTGGGCAAAGCACTTCCTACGGGAATACGCCCCCGGTTTCTGGACCGTTTCACCGAACTTGGCATCAGCGTTCCTCCTTCCGTTTTTGGAGCCGCCCCCGTCCCGTCAGTGAGGCGATAG
- a CDS encoding DNA-directed RNA polymerase subunit alpha — translation MLIAQRPTLSEEVVSENRSRFIIEPLEPGFGYTLGNSLRRTLLSSIPGAAVTSIRIDGVLHEFTTVPGVKEDVTEIILNIKNLSVSSEHDEPVVAYLRKQGPGVVTAADIAPPAGVEFHNPDLHIATLNSKGKFELELTIERGRGYVSAAQNKSGDSEIGRIPVDSIYSPVMKVTFRVEATRVEQRTDFDKLIVDVETKQAIAPRDAVASAGTTLVELFGLARELNTAAEGIEIGPSPTDAALAADMALPIEDLDLTVRSYNCLKREGIHTVGELVARSEADLMDIRNFGAKSIDEVKAKLVELGLSLKDSPPGFDLAARAAAIEEDDAAFSDDEL, via the coding sequence GTGCTCATTGCACAGCGCCCCACCCTGTCCGAAGAAGTTGTATCCGAGAACCGCTCCCGTTTCATCATTGAACCGCTGGAGCCGGGCTTCGGTTACACCCTCGGAAACTCCCTCCGCCGTACCCTGCTCTCCTCCATCCCCGGTGCCGCTGTAACCAGCATCCGGATCGATGGCGTGCTGCACGAGTTCACCACGGTTCCGGGTGTCAAGGAAGATGTCACCGAGATCATCCTGAACATCAAGAACCTTTCGGTTTCCTCCGAGCACGATGAGCCGGTTGTTGCGTACCTGCGCAAGCAGGGCCCCGGAGTCGTCACCGCCGCGGACATCGCTCCGCCGGCTGGCGTCGAATTCCACAACCCGGATCTGCACATTGCCACTCTGAACTCGAAGGGCAAGTTCGAACTCGAACTGACCATCGAGCGCGGCCGTGGCTACGTTTCGGCAGCTCAGAACAAGTCCGGCGACTCCGAGATCGGCCGTATTCCGGTTGACTCGATCTACTCGCCGGTCATGAAGGTAACTTTCCGCGTGGAAGCTACCCGTGTTGAGCAGCGCACCGACTTCGACAAGCTCATTGTCGACGTCGAGACCAAGCAGGCAATCGCCCCGCGCGATGCTGTTGCTTCCGCAGGCACCACCTTGGTGGAACTGTTCGGTCTGGCTCGTGAGCTGAACACCGCAGCTGAAGGTATCGAGATTGGCCCGTCGCCGACGGACGCTGCCCTGGCAGCTGACATGGCTCTGCCGATCGAGGATCTGGACCTCACCGTCCGTTCCTACAACTGCCTCAAGCGTGAGGGCATCCACACCGTGGGTGAACTCGTTGCCCGCTCCGAGGCTGACCTGATGGACATTCGTAACTTCGGTGCGAAGTCCATTGACGAGGTCAAGGCAAAGCTCGTGGAACTGGGTCTGTCCCTCAAGGACTCCCCTCCCGGTTTCGATCTCGCAGCCCGCGCCGCAGCCATCGAAGAGGACGACGCCGCGTTCAGCGACGACGAGCTCTAA
- the rpsK gene encoding 30S ribosomal protein S11, with protein sequence MPPKTRGAVRKPRRKDKKNIALGQAHIKSTFNNTIVSITDPNGAVISWASAGEVGFKGSRKSTPFAAQMAAEAAAKRAQEHGLRKVDVFVKGPGSGRETAIRSLQAAGLEVGSIQDVTPSAHNGCRPPKRRRV encoded by the coding sequence ATGCCCCCGAAGACTCGTGGAGCGGTTCGTAAGCCGCGTCGCAAGGATAAGAAGAATATCGCGCTTGGCCAGGCGCACATCAAGAGCACCTTTAACAACACCATCGTGTCCATCACGGACCCGAACGGTGCTGTCATCTCATGGGCTTCCGCCGGTGAGGTTGGCTTCAAGGGCTCCCGTAAGTCCACTCCCTTCGCCGCCCAGATGGCTGCTGAAGCCGCTGCAAAGCGCGCTCAGGAGCACGGTCTGCGCAAGGTTGACGTATTCGTCAAGGGCCCGGGATCCGGACGCGAAACCGCAATCCGTTCGCTTCAGGCCGCTGGCCTCGAGGTTGGCTCCATCCAGGACGTCACCCCCAGCGCCCACAACGGTTGCCGCCCGCCGAAGCGCCGCCGCGTCTAA
- a CDS encoding type II secretion system F family protein → MSPFVWLIIATIVLPLVYFVWSIATIDRKGMVAIHSNLGSGFAQGAGVTIQRAPLLLGVARKLMPGTYEAKLDQWLALAGRPRSMPLTKLIAIKPILAASGALFGILLFASNPGPTVVALGLFLTVFLYFIPDLLVYNQGAKRQEAIKIEFPNTLDQMLISVEAGLGFESAMERASAQGTGPLAQELVRTLQDIQVGRPRQDAYEALAERSTVTDVRSFVLAVIQADKYGIGIASVLRAQAKQARVKRRQNAEEKAMKLPVKVLFPLLFCIFPVLFIILLGPAGIRIMEAFS, encoded by the coding sequence ATGAGTCCCTTTGTATGGCTAATCATCGCCACGATTGTACTTCCGCTGGTCTATTTCGTTTGGTCCATTGCCACTATTGACCGTAAAGGCATGGTGGCTATTCATAGCAATCTTGGCTCCGGGTTCGCGCAAGGTGCCGGTGTCACCATCCAACGCGCTCCCCTATTGCTCGGCGTCGCCAGGAAATTGATGCCCGGCACCTACGAAGCCAAGCTCGACCAGTGGCTGGCCCTGGCCGGCCGCCCGAGGTCAATGCCGCTCACCAAACTCATTGCCATCAAGCCCATCCTGGCAGCATCCGGTGCCCTGTTCGGCATCCTTCTGTTCGCGAGCAATCCCGGCCCTACAGTTGTGGCCCTCGGGCTCTTTCTCACCGTTTTTCTGTACTTCATCCCCGACCTGTTGGTTTACAACCAAGGGGCCAAAAGGCAGGAAGCAATCAAGATCGAATTCCCCAACACGCTCGATCAAATGCTGATTTCCGTAGAGGCTGGCCTCGGCTTCGAGTCGGCAATGGAACGGGCTTCGGCTCAAGGTACGGGTCCTTTGGCCCAGGAACTCGTGCGTACGCTTCAAGACATCCAGGTGGGAAGGCCACGCCAGGATGCCTATGAGGCCCTGGCAGAGCGGTCCACCGTGACCGATGTCCGAAGCTTTGTGCTCGCCGTGATTCAAGCTGACAAGTATGGCATCGGCATCGCGAGCGTACTCCGGGCCCAGGCCAAACAAGCACGCGTCAAACGCCGTCAGAACGCGGAGGAGAAAGCAATGAAGCTCCCCGTGAAGGTGCTATTTCCACTGCTCTTCTGCATCTTTCCCGTGCTCTTCATCATCCTTCTGGGCCCGGCGGGCATCAGGATCATGGAGGCTTTCAGCTGA
- a CDS encoding AAA family ATPase, whose translation MSRFVAITAVRDFEGRVRQAISGALHGDLQTLSPDVLQAGTDDVFKQLTGAPPEVMILGPGVNPDDALKLATVFDLQFPEISLLLVAEPSPDIILRAMHAGIRDVVTPEIDINELRVLMERACLAAASRRRGMQSVSESGQERGRVIAVMSPKGGVGKTTVATNLAVGLGAVAPMGVVIVDLDLQFGDVASGLLLEPEHSITEAVHGSAAQDSMVLKAFLTVHPSGIYALCAPKKPSESDYITADHVTRLINQLATEFKYVVVDTAPGLGEHCLATLELATDGVWVCGMDVPSIRGLRKCFSVLRELQLLPQNRHTVLNFADRKSGISVQDVEATIGVPIDTVIPRSRNLPFSTNRGVPVLQGTTRDSAAKGLRKLVGRFDPRLESTPQNKLHRRVVVS comes from the coding sequence ATGAGCCGCTTCGTAGCCATCACTGCCGTCCGCGACTTTGAAGGTCGGGTTCGTCAAGCGATTTCGGGAGCCTTGCATGGTGACCTGCAAACGCTCTCGCCCGACGTCCTGCAGGCAGGAACAGATGACGTCTTCAAGCAACTGACGGGTGCCCCGCCGGAAGTCATGATTCTGGGACCGGGCGTGAACCCGGATGATGCCCTGAAACTTGCAACTGTGTTCGATCTCCAATTTCCGGAGATCAGTCTCCTCCTGGTTGCAGAACCCAGCCCGGACATCATCCTCCGGGCAATGCACGCCGGCATCAGGGATGTCGTGACGCCCGAGATCGACATCAACGAACTGCGGGTACTCATGGAAAGAGCCTGCTTGGCCGCGGCCAGCAGGCGTCGTGGAATGCAATCCGTTTCCGAATCCGGCCAGGAAAGGGGACGCGTCATAGCCGTAATGTCGCCCAAGGGCGGAGTTGGTAAGACAACCGTGGCCACGAATCTTGCCGTCGGGCTTGGTGCGGTTGCACCCATGGGAGTCGTCATTGTTGACCTTGACCTGCAATTTGGCGATGTGGCGTCTGGACTCCTGCTGGAGCCTGAGCATTCCATTACCGAGGCAGTCCATGGCTCTGCCGCCCAGGACTCCATGGTCCTCAAGGCCTTCCTTACCGTACATCCTTCAGGTATTTACGCTCTCTGCGCCCCCAAGAAACCGTCAGAGTCTGACTACATTACCGCCGACCATGTCACAAGGTTGATCAACCAACTTGCCACAGAATTCAAGTATGTGGTGGTCGACACCGCTCCTGGTTTGGGCGAGCACTGCCTCGCCACGCTGGAGCTCGCGACAGATGGTGTCTGGGTCTGCGGGATGGATGTGCCAAGCATCCGCGGCCTGAGGAAATGCTTCAGCGTCCTCCGGGAGCTTCAGCTCCTGCCGCAGAACCGGCATACCGTGCTGAATTTTGCGGACAGGAAAAGTGGCATATCGGTCCAGGATGTGGAAGCCACCATTGGGGTGCCCATCGATACTGTGATTCCGCGTTCACGAAACCTTCCGTTCTCAACAAACCGCGGAGTACCGGTCCTCCAAGGGACCACACGCGATTCGGCCGCTAAGGGTCTAAGGAAGCTCGTTGGCCGCTTCGATCCTCGACTGGAATCAACCCCGCAAAACAAACTGCACCGAAGGGTGGTGGTGTCGTGA